A single genomic interval of Ramlibacter pinisoli harbors:
- a CDS encoding UbiX family flavin prenyltransferase, which produces MTRLAPDVPVSPRRLIVGISGASGAAYGIRILQVLQGSGIETHLVMSESARMTVATECDLGIKEIEALATEVHHQRNIAATISSGSFRTMGMVVAPCSIRSLSEIAYGNTSGLLTRAADVVLKERRRLVLMVRETPLHNGHLKAMLQAGENGAVIMPPVPALYARPQSVDEMVDHTVGRCLDLFDIDTQLVRRWAGMRAARAADESLRP; this is translated from the coding sequence ATGACCCGCCTCGCACCGGATGTGCCAGTGTCCCCCCGCCGCCTCATCGTGGGCATCAGCGGCGCGTCCGGCGCGGCCTACGGCATCCGCATCCTGCAGGTCCTGCAGGGTTCGGGGATCGAGACCCACCTGGTCATGAGCGAATCGGCTCGCATGACGGTGGCCACCGAGTGCGACCTGGGCATCAAGGAGATCGAGGCGCTGGCCACCGAGGTCCACCACCAGCGCAACATCGCCGCCACCATCTCCTCCGGATCGTTCAGGACCATGGGCATGGTGGTCGCGCCCTGTTCCATCCGCTCGCTGTCGGAGATCGCGTACGGCAACACGTCCGGGCTGCTCACGCGCGCGGCCGACGTGGTGCTGAAGGAGCGCCGCCGCCTGGTGCTGATGGTGCGCGAAACGCCGCTGCACAACGGCCACCTCAAGGCGATGCTGCAGGCCGGCGAAAACGGCGCGGTGATCATGCCGCCGGTGCCGGCGCTCTACGCCCGCCCGCAGAGCGTGGACGAGATGGTCGACCACACCGTCGGCCGCTGCCTCGACCTGTTCGACATCGACACGCAGCTGGTGCGCCGCTGGGCCGGCATGCGCGCAGCCCGTGCCGCCGACGAGTCCCTCCGGCCCTGA
- a CDS encoding LysR substrate-binding domain-containing protein, whose protein sequence is MRKLPPLNALRAFEAAARHMSFSKAARELEVTHGAISKQIAALEEWLGTAVFARPRAPLSLTGAGRTLLAAATPALDRISVAASYLQEHKETRALSVNAPATILIRWLIPRLSNFHRREPGVEVKLTTSAGPPNFETDHVVIRGGFRQPEAQVAVPFMTETIVPVCHPDLLEGGHLQGPGDLRHQTFLSYRNEPLPWAEWLALAQQPQLRPAQLLQFEQMYLAIQAAAEGLGVVLAPLSMVADDVITGKLCTPFGVELARKRQYFALIAPQWHGDPVVETFKQWLLKEGEDTERSLAQLLQTLARPA, encoded by the coding sequence ATGCGAAAACTGCCGCCCCTGAACGCGTTGCGTGCCTTCGAAGCCGCCGCGCGCCACATGAGCTTCAGCAAGGCGGCGCGTGAGCTCGAGGTGACGCACGGCGCGATCAGCAAGCAGATCGCGGCGCTGGAAGAGTGGCTCGGAACGGCCGTCTTCGCGCGTCCCCGGGCCCCGCTCAGCCTGACCGGCGCCGGCCGCACGCTGCTGGCGGCGGCCACCCCGGCCCTGGACCGGATCTCCGTCGCCGCGAGCTATCTGCAGGAACACAAGGAGACGCGGGCGCTGAGCGTCAATGCGCCGGCCACCATCCTGATCCGGTGGCTGATCCCGCGGCTGTCGAATTTCCACCGGCGGGAGCCGGGGGTCGAGGTCAAGCTCACCACCTCGGCCGGGCCGCCGAACTTCGAGACCGACCATGTCGTCATCCGCGGCGGCTTCCGCCAGCCCGAGGCCCAGGTGGCCGTGCCGTTCATGACCGAGACGATCGTGCCCGTCTGCCACCCCGACCTGCTGGAAGGCGGGCACCTGCAGGGCCCGGGGGACCTCCGGCACCAGACCTTCCTGAGCTACCGCAACGAGCCCCTGCCCTGGGCCGAGTGGCTGGCCCTCGCGCAGCAGCCGCAGCTGCGTCCCGCCCAGCTGCTGCAGTTCGAGCAGATGTACCTGGCGATCCAGGCGGCGGCCGAAGGCCTGGGCGTCGTGCTGGCGCCGCTGTCGATGGTGGCCGACGACGTCATCACGGGGAAGCTGTGCACCCCGTTCGGGGTGGAGCTCGCGCGCAAGCGCCAGTACTTCGCCCTCATCGCGCCGCAGTGGCACGGCGACCCGGTGGTCGAGACCTTCAAGCAGTGGTTGCTGAAGGAGGGCGAGGACACCGAGCGCTCGCTCGCGCAGCTGCTGCAGACGCTGGCGCGGCCCGCCTGA
- the fahA gene encoding fumarylacetoacetase translates to MTLDSTHDPDLRSWVASANDPATDFPIQNLPFGRFRRADALDGWRIGVAIGDQVLDLRAAQECGRWTADVAAVLEGLAGGELKSLMAGGPKPRRLLRSALSEALCDGSQQRGALQPCLLPQTAVALALPCAIGDYTDFYAGIHHATAVGKLFRPDNPLLPNYEWVPIGYHGRSSSIVASGQAVRRPLGQTKSPAATTPVFAPSQRLDYELELGFLVGAGNALGDPVALDAAEDHLFGVTLFNDWSARDIQAWEYQPLGPFLSKNFASTMSPWVVTLEALAPFRAPLSRPAGHPDPLPYLDSPHNRQRGAFDIQLEAWLQTAAMRAAGEPPHRMSSSSAAEAAFWTAAQLLAHHTCGGCNLQPGDLLGSGTLSGLRPEQAGSLLELTSGGKEPIRLPNGEQRTFLADGDTLSLRGWCERPGSRRIGFGECSGTIVAAPSPAR, encoded by the coding sequence ATGACGCTCGATTCCACCCACGACCCGGACCTGCGCAGCTGGGTCGCCTCCGCCAACGATCCCGCCACCGACTTTCCGATCCAGAACCTGCCCTTCGGCCGCTTCCGCCGCGCCGATGCTCTGGATGGCTGGCGCATCGGCGTGGCCATCGGCGACCAGGTGCTGGACCTGCGTGCGGCGCAGGAATGCGGGCGCTGGACCGCCGACGTGGCCGCCGTGCTCGAGGGCCTGGCGGGCGGCGAGCTCAAGAGCCTCATGGCGGGCGGGCCGAAGCCGCGCCGGCTGCTGCGGTCGGCACTCTCCGAGGCGCTGTGTGACGGCAGCCAGCAGCGCGGCGCCCTGCAGCCCTGTCTGTTGCCGCAAACAGCGGTGGCGCTCGCGCTGCCGTGCGCGATCGGCGACTACACCGACTTCTACGCGGGCATCCACCACGCCACCGCGGTCGGCAAGCTGTTCCGCCCCGACAACCCGCTGCTGCCCAACTACGAATGGGTGCCGATCGGCTACCACGGCCGCAGCTCGTCGATCGTGGCGAGCGGGCAGGCGGTGCGCCGACCACTCGGCCAGACCAAGAGCCCTGCGGCAACCACGCCGGTGTTCGCGCCGTCCCAGCGCCTGGACTACGAGCTCGAACTGGGCTTCCTGGTGGGCGCGGGCAATGCGCTGGGCGATCCGGTCGCCCTGGATGCGGCCGAGGACCACCTGTTCGGCGTGACCTTGTTCAACGACTGGTCGGCGCGCGACATCCAGGCGTGGGAGTACCAGCCGCTGGGCCCGTTCCTGTCGAAGAACTTCGCCAGCACGATGTCGCCGTGGGTGGTCACGCTGGAAGCGCTGGCGCCGTTCCGCGCGCCCTTGAGCCGGCCGGCCGGCCACCCCGACCCGCTGCCTTATCTCGATTCGCCGCACAACCGGCAGCGGGGTGCGTTCGACATCCAGCTCGAAGCATGGCTGCAGACCGCCGCCATGCGCGCTGCCGGCGAGCCGCCGCACCGGATGTCCAGCAGCTCGGCCGCGGAGGCGGCGTTCTGGACCGCGGCGCAACTGCTCGCCCACCACACCTGCGGCGGCTGCAACCTGCAGCCCGGCGACCTGCTGGGGTCGGGCACGCTGTCCGGCCTGCGGCCGGAGCAGGCCGGGTCGCTGCTGGAGCTGACGAGCGGCGGCAAGGAGCCCATCCGCCTGCCCAACGGCGAACAGCGGACCTTCCTGGCCGACGGCGACACGCTGAGCCTGCGCGGCTGGTGCGAGCGCCCGGGCAGCCGGCGCATCGGCTTCGGCGAGTGCAGCGGCACCATCGTGGCGGCGCCGTCCCCAGCCCGATAG
- the hmgA gene encoding homogentisate 1,2-dioxygenase: MTQDSLRYQSGFGNEFATEAVAGALPQGRNSPQRAPLALYAELVSGTAFTAPRAENRRTWLYRRQPSVVTGAYQPYEQAWWLTGAQPHAVIPPEPLRWAPFEIPQEPLDFVDGLRTVVANGDVEAQVGMAAHVYLCNRSMDRRALVNADAEMLLVPQQGRLVLRTELGVLSVRPGEIALLPRGIAFRVDVPDGPSRGYVCENYGALFRLPELGPIGSNGLANPRDFQAPVAAYEDDAGGCEIVKKFGGRLWRAQMQQSPFNVVAWHGNLAPLKYDTANFMVIGSISFDHPDPSIFTVLTSPSDTPGTANCDFVIFPPRWLVAEDTFRPPWYHRNVMSEFMGLVYGQYDAKPQGFRPGGASLHNCMVPHGPDAEAFDRASGAPLQPQKLDNTLAFMFESRWRFQPTAFALTGGALDADYAQCWSGLADRFASRKT; this comes from the coding sequence ATGACACAGGACAGCTTGCGCTACCAGAGCGGGTTCGGCAACGAATTCGCCACCGAAGCCGTCGCCGGCGCGCTCCCGCAGGGCCGCAACAGCCCGCAGCGCGCGCCCCTGGCCCTCTATGCCGAACTGGTGTCCGGCACTGCCTTCACCGCGCCACGCGCCGAGAACCGCCGCACCTGGCTGTACCGCCGGCAGCCCTCGGTCGTCACCGGCGCTTACCAGCCCTACGAGCAGGCCTGGTGGCTCACCGGTGCGCAGCCGCACGCGGTGATCCCGCCCGAGCCGCTGCGCTGGGCGCCTTTCGAGATTCCGCAGGAGCCGCTCGATTTCGTCGACGGCCTGCGCACGGTGGTGGCCAACGGCGACGTGGAGGCCCAGGTCGGCATGGCCGCCCATGTGTACCTCTGCAACCGGTCCATGGACCGCCGCGCTCTGGTCAACGCGGATGCCGAAATGCTGCTGGTCCCGCAGCAGGGACGCCTCGTGCTGCGCACCGAGCTGGGCGTCCTGTCCGTGCGGCCCGGCGAGATCGCCCTGCTGCCGCGCGGCATCGCCTTCCGCGTGGACGTGCCGGATGGCCCCTCGCGCGGCTACGTGTGCGAGAACTACGGCGCGCTGTTCCGCCTGCCCGAGCTCGGGCCCATCGGCTCCAACGGCCTGGCCAATCCGCGCGACTTCCAGGCACCGGTGGCGGCCTATGAGGACGATGCCGGCGGCTGCGAGATCGTCAAGAAGTTCGGCGGCCGCCTGTGGCGCGCGCAGATGCAGCAGTCGCCGTTCAACGTCGTCGCCTGGCACGGCAACCTCGCGCCGCTCAAGTACGACACCGCGAACTTCATGGTCATCGGCTCGATCAGCTTCGACCATCCGGACCCGTCCATCTTCACCGTGCTCACCTCGCCGTCCGACACGCCGGGCACGGCCAACTGCGATTTCGTCATCTTCCCGCCGCGCTGGCTGGTGGCGGAAGACACCTTCCGCCCGCCCTGGTACCACCGCAACGTGATGAGTGAATTCATGGGGCTCGTCTACGGGCAGTACGACGCCAAGCCCCAGGGCTTCCGTCCCGGCGGGGCCTCGCTGCACAACTGCATGGTTCCCCACGGCCCCGACGCGGAGGCCTTCGACAGGGCCAGCGGCGCGCCCCTGCAGCCCCAGAAGCTGGACAACACGCTGGCCTTCATGTTCGAGAGCCGCTGGCGTTTCCAGCCGACCGCATTCGCGCTGACCGGCGGCGCCCTCGATGCCGACTATGCCCAGTGCTGGTCGGGCCTGGCCGACCGCTTCGCCTCCCGCAAGACATGA
- a CDS encoding FAD-dependent monooxygenase gives MTKQKILIAGAGLGGLTAALALLRDGHQVQVFEQASRLGEVGAGLQLSANATRVLSLLGVDEAVREIASVAAGKQVRLWSTGQTWKLFDLGKQSVAEYGHPYYTLYRPDLHGVLVDAVRAIDPEAIVLGAKCASFDASESGVTLVLEDGRRFRGDLLVGADGVHSRIRQGLFGADAPSFSGCLAWRGVIPAERLPAHLREPVGNNWVGPGGHVIHYALRRGELVNFVGIVERGDWTVESWTAAGTTEECLRDFAGWHDDVQTLIRSVQQPYKWALMVREPLQQWTQGRVTLLGDACHPTLPFLAQGACMAIEDGAMVARCLRETGDPQHALRRYQDARVERATRIVQGSAANTKRFHNPALASAEGAVAYVDREWNEARVRERYHWLFDYKVDQVPLPA, from the coding sequence ATGACGAAACAGAAGATCCTGATCGCGGGTGCCGGGCTCGGCGGACTGACGGCGGCGCTCGCCCTCCTGCGCGATGGCCACCAGGTGCAGGTGTTCGAGCAGGCCTCGCGGCTGGGCGAAGTGGGTGCCGGCCTGCAGCTGAGTGCGAACGCCACGCGCGTGCTGTCCCTCCTGGGTGTCGACGAGGCGGTGCGTGAGATCGCGAGCGTCGCCGCGGGCAAGCAGGTGCGCCTGTGGAGCACGGGCCAGACCTGGAAGCTGTTCGACCTGGGCAAGCAGTCGGTGGCGGAATACGGCCATCCCTACTACACGCTCTATCGGCCCGACCTGCACGGGGTGCTGGTCGACGCGGTGCGGGCCATCGATCCGGAGGCGATCGTGCTCGGCGCGAAATGCGCGTCCTTCGATGCGAGTGAATCCGGTGTCACGCTGGTGCTGGAGGACGGCCGCCGGTTCCGGGGGGACCTCCTGGTCGGCGCCGACGGCGTGCACTCCCGCATCCGCCAGGGCCTGTTCGGCGCCGACGCGCCGTCGTTCTCGGGGTGCCTGGCCTGGCGCGGCGTCATCCCGGCCGAGCGCCTGCCCGCGCACCTGCGCGAACCGGTCGGCAACAACTGGGTCGGCCCCGGCGGCCACGTCATCCACTACGCGCTGCGCCGCGGCGAGCTGGTCAACTTCGTCGGCATCGTGGAGCGCGGCGACTGGACCGTGGAGTCCTGGACGGCGGCCGGCACGACCGAGGAATGCCTGCGCGACTTCGCGGGCTGGCACGACGACGTGCAGACGCTGATCCGCAGCGTCCAGCAGCCCTACAAGTGGGCGCTGATGGTGCGCGAGCCCCTGCAGCAGTGGACGCAGGGCCGCGTGACCCTGCTGGGCGATGCCTGCCACCCGACGCTGCCCTTCCTGGCGCAGGGTGCCTGCATGGCGATCGAGGATGGCGCCATGGTGGCGCGCTGCCTGCGCGAGACCGGGGATCCGCAGCATGCGCTGCGCCGCTACCAGGACGCGCGCGTGGAGCGCGCCACCAGGATCGTGCAGGGCTCGGCCGCCAACACCAAGCGCTTCCACAATCCGGCGCTGGCATCGGCCGAAGGCGCCGTGGCCTACGTGGACCGTGAGTGGAACGAGGCGCGCGTGCGCGAGCGCTACCACTGGCTGTTCGACTACAAGGTCGATCAGGTGCCGCTGCCGGCCTGA